The sequence below is a genomic window from Lolium perenne isolate Kyuss_39 chromosome 4, Kyuss_2.0, whole genome shotgun sequence.
CTTTCCAGTATTTAGGGTCCCTGCCGATAGCCCACGCATTGACCAACACTGTTGTCCCCTTGGGTACATCGTACCCAAGGATTTTGCAAGTCTCCATGGCCTCTCTTGGGAGAAGCAATGGGCCGGGTGGATGCAGTCTCATTGTCTCCTTTATGACGAGTTTGAGGTACTTAAGATTGACCAAGTCATCTTCGGTTACCTTAGGCTTTCCTTGGAGATTGGCACGTACTTCAGCTTGTGCTTTCTTCATCACATTTGGGTACCTCATGAGCTCCGACATAGCCCATTGGAGAGTGGTTGCTGATGTCTCGCTCCCACCGTTAAATAGATCCTGCAATATGTCGATTTACACTTAGGAATTGGTGCTTGTTCTTGACACTAAAGGATTTGTCACCCTTAGTGGTAAACAATCCTAGAATAATAGGGAAGGGAACAAAACATTGTTTCAAAATAAGAGACAGTTGTGTTCTGCTAACTACTAGTACATTGTTTCAAGATACTTGTCCTTGTTGAATCTATGTTGGCCCAACATTACTTGTTTGACGCATATATTTAGAAAGAAATTCAACATTGACGAGCAAATTGATAATACTACTAATCTATCACGAAATATATATACTTCCAAAATTCGCATCGCGTAGGAGAAGTATTCTGAAACAGATGAGAAAAGAAGATGAAGAAAAACGAAGCTAATGCACTTACAAGTATAACTGCTTTGATAACTCCCATGGTAAGAGGCACCTGGAGGCCACCCTCCTTCTGTATCCTGAGCAGCACGTCGACCAGGTCCTCACCTTCCACCGTGGCCCGGTCCCTCCTCTCCTGGTGTTGCTTGATGGCGTACTCCATGAGCTCGAAGCTCTTGCGGTGGTTCTCCTCGGCCAACCTGGCCGTGCCGCTGATGAAGCTGGCGAGCCGCGACGACGGGAAGAGATCACTGAGGTTGAACCCGGAGACGAGCTTGATGGACACCTCGAGCGTCTCCATGAACTCCTCCGTTCTCTTGAACCTGTCCCCGATCATGGCCCGCATCATGGAGTCGGTGATCATCACGGAGATCCGCTCGCTGATGTTGACGGGCTCGCCGGACGACGACGCGGCCACGACGGTGGCCACGAGGCGGCCCACCTCCTCCTCCCTGATGTGGCGGAACGACTGCACGCGGCGCGCGCTGAGCAGCTCCAGGATGCAGATCCTGCGGAGCTGTCGATACAGCGGGCCGTAGCGCCCGAAGACGAGGCCCTGCCCCTCGGCGGCAATGATCTTGACGGTGGCGCTCCACGGCCGAGTCGCGAA
It includes:
- the LOC127295901 gene encoding zealexin A1 synthase — encoded protein: MAWHYNSPCSNHHVHYAAMEQPAYYLCLLSALILPLLLLSLFSKRGRGDGLRLPPGPWRLPVIGSLHHLASSPLMHRVMADLARRLDAPLMYLQLGEVPVVVATSPQAAREIMRTHDTVFATRPWSATVKIIAAEGQGLVFGRYGPLYRQLRRICILELLSARRVQSFRHIREEEVGRLVATVVAASSSGEPVNISERISVMITDSMMRAMIGDRFKRTEEFMETLEVSIKLVSGFNLSDLFPSSRLASFISGTARLAEENHRKSFELMEYAIKQHQERRDRATVEGEDLVDVLLRIQKEGGLQVPLTMGVIKAVILDLFNGGSETSATTLQWAMSELMRYPNVMKKAQAEVRANLQGKPKVTEDDLVNLKYLKLVIKETMRLHPPGPLLLPREAMETCKILGYDVPKGTTVLVNAWAIGRDPKYWKDPEEFKPERFESGILDFKGTNFEYIPFGSGRRMCPGMAFAEVNMEIVLAALLYRFDWEIPGGRKPDELDMSEKMGIAVGRKNALYLHARVSVPLV